One Halosegnis longus DNA window includes the following coding sequences:
- a CDS encoding phosphoglucomutase/phosphomannomutase family protein, giving the protein MDEIAFGTDGWRATLDVFTDERVRIVGQAVADTIDGGPLVVGYDARPTSRGFAESLADVLTANGIDCVLPERDTPTPVVAWTAREGEFAGALMVTASHNPPEYNGVKLIGETGPPALPEQTETVAANLREPVAGDGTDGDSGAVTERDLLEPYLDHALELVDADLSGLTVAYDAMYGSGRGVTDRLLEAAGADVVRLHCERDEEFGGTPPEPTGPRLGELIRAVETGEADIGVANDGDADRLGVVTPERGYLDPNRYFAAIADDLLDSESGDVVRTVSTTFLLDRVAQAHGRSAHETAVGFKWVAQAMTEHDARVGGEESGGFGLRGHLPNKDGVLFALLTAAAEREEGFDDRVDRLLATHGEVVQDRVSVDCPDDRKDAVLAALEDEIPDEVVGAAVERVVTVDGFKLLLSDGSWLLVRPSGTEPKLRVYAESSSSRRVKAILAAGESLVEPLV; this is encoded by the coding sequence ATGGACGAAATCGCGTTCGGAACCGACGGCTGGCGCGCCACGCTCGACGTGTTCACCGACGAGCGGGTGCGCATCGTCGGACAGGCGGTCGCCGACACCATCGACGGCGGCCCGCTCGTCGTCGGCTACGACGCCCGCCCCACCTCGCGGGGCTTCGCCGAGTCGCTCGCCGACGTGTTGACGGCGAACGGTATCGACTGCGTGCTCCCCGAGCGCGACACCCCGACGCCGGTCGTGGCGTGGACCGCGCGCGAGGGAGAGTTCGCCGGCGCGCTGATGGTGACGGCCAGCCACAACCCGCCCGAGTACAACGGCGTGAAGCTCATCGGCGAGACCGGCCCACCGGCGTTACCGGAACAGACCGAGACCGTCGCCGCGAACCTGCGTGAACCAGTCGCGGGCGACGGGACGGACGGCGACTCCGGCGCGGTGACGGAACGCGACCTGCTGGAGCCGTATCTCGACCACGCGCTCGAACTCGTCGACGCCGACCTCTCGGGGCTGACGGTGGCGTACGACGCGATGTACGGCTCCGGGCGCGGCGTCACCGACCGGCTGCTGGAGGCGGCCGGCGCGGACGTGGTTCGACTCCACTGCGAGCGCGACGAGGAGTTCGGCGGCACGCCGCCCGAACCGACCGGCCCACGGCTGGGAGAGCTGATACGCGCGGTCGAGACGGGCGAGGCCGACATCGGGGTGGCGAACGACGGGGACGCCGACCGGCTCGGCGTCGTCACGCCCGAGCGGGGCTATCTCGACCCGAACCGCTACTTCGCGGCGATCGCCGACGACCTCCTCGACTCGGAGTCGGGCGACGTGGTCCGGACCGTGAGCACGACCTTCTTGCTGGACCGCGTAGCGCAGGCCCACGGCCGCTCCGCCCACGAGACGGCGGTCGGATTCAAGTGGGTCGCACAGGCGATGACGGAGCACGACGCCCGCGTCGGCGGCGAGGAGTCGGGCGGGTTCGGACTCCGGGGCCACCTCCCCAACAAGGACGGCGTGCTGTTCGCACTCTTGACGGCGGCCGCCGAGCGCGAGGAAGGCTTCGACGACCGGGTCGACCGGCTGCTCGCGACCCACGGCGAGGTGGTGCAGGACCGCGTGAGCGTGGACTGCCCCGACGACCGGAAAGACGCCGTGCTCGCGGCGTTAGAAGACGAGATTCCCGACGAAGTCGTCGGCGCGGCGGTCGAGCGCGTCGTCACCGTCGACGGGTTCAAGCTCCTGTTGTCGGACGGCTCGTGGCTGCTCGTCCGGCCGAGCGGGACGGAACCGAAGCTACGCGTCTACGCGGAGTCGTCGTCGTCGCGCCGTGTGAAGGCGATTCTCGCGGCCGGCGAATCACTCGTGGAGCCGCTCGTCTGA
- a CDS encoding GNAT family N-acetyltransferase — translation MEVRGATSEEYQTVRSIFDVAMLRVPDLPTMEVLVAAESDRILGGAAVEVDGGRGDRGELHAIAVRPRRRGQGIGTAIVEEATERWDPVVASFDERVRPFYETLEFDISPAGDGRLRGVRSDERLHE, via the coding sequence ATGGAAGTCCGTGGAGCGACGAGCGAGGAGTACCAGACCGTCCGCTCCATCTTCGACGTGGCGATGTTGCGGGTACCCGACCTCCCGACGATGGAGGTGCTCGTCGCGGCGGAGTCAGACCGCATTCTCGGCGGTGCGGCAGTCGAGGTCGACGGCGGCCGGGGCGACCGGGGCGAACTCCACGCGATTGCCGTCCGGCCCCGTCGCCGGGGGCAGGGCATCGGCACCGCCATCGTCGAGGAAGCGACCGAGCGGTGGGACCCCGTCGTCGCCAGCTTCGACGAGCGCGTCCGCCCCTTCTACGAGACCCTGGAGTTCGACATCTCCCCCGCCGGCGACGGCCGGCTCCGTGGCGTCCGCTCAGACGAGCGGCTCCACGAGTGA
- the samp2 gene encoding ubiquitin-like small modifier protein SAMP2 yields the protein MEVTCEVVGEGSETVAVESDATYGDLIEALDYSLHEATVLVDGTPVPEDAPVETDRVRVLRLIKGGRWD from the coding sequence ATGGAGGTGACCTGTGAGGTGGTCGGCGAGGGGAGCGAAACCGTCGCCGTCGAGAGCGACGCGACCTACGGCGACCTCATCGAGGCGCTGGACTACTCGCTGCACGAGGCGACGGTGCTCGTGGACGGGACTCCCGTCCCCGAGGACGCGCCCGTCGAGACCGACCGCGTCCGGGTGCTTCGGCTCATCAAGGGCGGTCGCTGGGATTAA
- a CDS encoding DNA primase large subunit PriL, with amino-acid sequence MQRLHARYPFLDASREAVETADVDLATVVQEGGPAVERGVDRVERALVEGTVAPESRWSVRAELLSYPVARVLVSLLDVRGAVEKYATAEATLAYERFTDDFDADTKLKSTSDDALTLPSLLADFDVSSDVTAVGDGRFEVGVTTYLELAAPLDGRRWRLATRALADGTVIVSRRELYELLREAVRERVADGLPLSVPDSIADALAPEVATLRDALAPVESTSDVDEFEPAAFPPCIDGLVEESREGDISTTGRYALLTFLAATGASYAEIAAVVGDDDDRYRYQYERLAGPNGSQFAPPSCVTMAANGDCGPDACGDFSHPLAYYEHQLRAGE; translated from the coding sequence GTGCAACGACTCCACGCCCGCTACCCGTTCCTCGATGCCTCCCGCGAGGCCGTGGAGACCGCAGACGTGGACTTAGCGACCGTCGTGCAGGAGGGTGGTCCCGCCGTCGAGCGCGGCGTCGACCGTGTCGAGCGCGCCCTCGTCGAGGGCACTGTCGCCCCCGAGAGCCGCTGGAGCGTGCGCGCGGAACTGCTCTCGTACCCGGTCGCGCGCGTGCTCGTCTCCTTACTCGACGTGCGCGGTGCCGTCGAGAAGTACGCCACCGCCGAGGCGACGCTCGCGTACGAACGATTCACCGACGACTTCGACGCCGACACGAAGCTCAAATCCACGAGCGACGACGCCCTCACCCTCCCCTCCTTGCTCGCCGACTTCGACGTGAGCAGCGACGTGACCGCCGTCGGCGACGGCCGATTCGAGGTCGGCGTGACGACGTATCTCGAACTGGCCGCACCGCTCGACGGCCGGCGGTGGCGGCTGGCGACCCGCGCGCTCGCCGACGGGACGGTCATCGTCTCCCGGCGCGAGCTGTACGAACTCCTGCGGGAGGCGGTGCGTGAACGCGTGGCCGACGGGCTTCCACTCTCCGTGCCCGACTCCATCGCCGACGCGCTCGCCCCGGAGGTGGCGACGCTCCGAGACGCGCTCGCGCCCGTCGAATCCACGAGCGACGTGGACGAGTTCGAGCCGGCGGCGTTCCCGCCGTGTATCGACGGCTTGGTCGAGGAGAGCCGCGAGGGAGACATCAGCACGACGGGCCGGTACGCGCTGTTGACGTTCCTCGCCGCGACGGGTGCGAGCTACGCCGAAATCGCCGCCGTCGTCGGCGACGACGACGACCGCTACCGCTACCAGTACGAGCGGCTCGCCGGGCCGAACGGCTCGCAGTTCGCCCCGCCGTCGTGTGTAACGATGGCGGCGAACGGCGACTGCGGGCCGGATGCCTGCGGTGACTTCTCGCACCCGCTGGCCTACTACGAACACCAACTCCGGGCGGGTGAGTGA
- the leuS gene encoding leucine--tRNA ligase produces the protein MSDAEHGYDHTTVERRWQDRWDDENVYRTPDDAEDPTYVLGMYPYPSGKLHMGHVRNYTITDAYARYRRMRGDDVLHPMGWDSFGLPAENAAKERDTNPHDWTMDCIDTMRDQMRSMGFGYDWEREITTCTPDYYQWNQWLFTRFHEEGLVDRRESEVNWCPSCETVLADEQVEGDAELCWRCDTPVEQRELDQWFLAITEYADELLDSIDDLEGWPDSVRQMQRNWIGRQEGTRLPFDVEGHGEVEAFTTRADTAYGATFFALAPGHEIAQAVAERDADVAQFIEEEADPDGEEPNGVATDLTATNPVTGEELPVYVADFVLSDVGTGALMGVPGHDERDHAFATKLGIDILPVIAPSEDEIPDVSESAYTEDGVVVNSGDYSGLDSDAAREQITADTAGAAATTQYRLRDWGISRQRYWGTPIPVVHCDDCGPVMVPDDELPVELPEFINTTGNPLDAAEEWKQTTCPDCGGDATRETDTMDTFVDSSWYFLRYVSPDLDDAPFDRERANEWMPVDQYVGGDEHAVMHLLYSRFFTKVLADAEGLEHREPFENLLAQGMVQLDGSKMSKSKGNTVSPQRIVDEYGADTARLFIMEAAQPARDFDWSEQGVRSTRAFLDRLHEQVTDLTAGDYDGEKDTTAEYVASEIDAAVAIAADEYDDLRFNVAVREAQDLSRTLRGYVEYVENPHAETVERGLHAVVSLLAPVAPHLAEELWETLGHDEFLVDAAWPEGGDAEDAAARRTLVENTREDVRDIIDVAGIEEPQRIDVIVTPEWKYDALGIAIESDAPNVISELMSEPSIREQGDAAASYGQDLQENREALTRPLTPETEYETLQRAAWLIEREFDAEVRVLTAEEADDDSHAEPGRPAIDIEE, from the coding sequence ATGAGCGACGCCGAACACGGCTACGACCACACGACGGTCGAACGACGCTGGCAGGACCGCTGGGACGACGAGAACGTCTACCGGACGCCCGACGACGCCGAGGACCCGACGTACGTGCTCGGGATGTACCCGTACCCGTCGGGAAAGCTCCACATGGGCCACGTCCGCAACTACACGATTACGGACGCGTACGCCCGCTACCGCCGGATGCGCGGCGACGACGTGCTCCACCCGATGGGGTGGGACTCGTTCGGGCTGCCGGCCGAAAACGCGGCCAAGGAGCGCGACACGAACCCCCACGACTGGACGATGGACTGCATCGACACGATGCGCGACCAGATGCGCTCGATGGGCTTCGGCTACGACTGGGAGCGCGAAATCACGACCTGTACCCCCGACTACTACCAGTGGAACCAGTGGCTGTTCACCCGCTTCCACGAGGAGGGGCTGGTCGACCGCCGCGAGTCCGAGGTGAACTGGTGTCCCTCCTGTGAGACGGTGCTCGCCGACGAGCAGGTGGAGGGGGACGCCGAGCTCTGCTGGCGGTGTGACACCCCCGTCGAGCAGCGCGAGCTCGACCAGTGGTTCCTCGCCATCACCGAGTACGCCGACGAACTGCTCGACTCCATCGACGACTTGGAGGGGTGGCCGGACTCGGTTCGCCAGATGCAGCGCAACTGGATTGGCCGACAGGAAGGAACGCGGCTCCCGTTCGATGTGGAAGGCCACGGCGAAGTCGAGGCGTTCACGACCCGCGCGGACACCGCCTACGGGGCGACGTTCTTCGCGCTCGCGCCCGGCCACGAGATTGCACAGGCCGTCGCCGAGCGCGACGCGGACGTGGCCCAGTTCATCGAAGAGGAGGCCGACCCGGACGGCGAGGAGCCGAACGGCGTCGCCACCGACCTGACGGCGACGAACCCGGTGACGGGCGAGGAGCTGCCCGTCTACGTCGCCGACTTCGTGCTCTCTGACGTTGGGACGGGTGCCCTGATGGGCGTCCCCGGCCACGACGAGCGCGACCACGCCTTCGCGACGAAGCTCGGCATCGACATCCTCCCGGTCATCGCCCCGAGCGAGGACGAGATTCCGGACGTGTCAGAGTCGGCCTACACCGAGGACGGCGTCGTCGTCAACAGCGGCGACTACTCCGGGCTGGACTCCGACGCCGCGCGCGAGCAGATTACCGCAGACACCGCGGGCGCGGCGGCGACGACCCAGTACCGGCTGCGCGACTGGGGAATCTCCCGCCAGCGCTACTGGGGGACGCCGATTCCGGTCGTCCACTGTGACGACTGCGGTCCGGTGATGGTGCCCGACGACGAACTGCCGGTCGAGCTGCCGGAGTTCATCAACACGACCGGCAATCCGCTGGACGCCGCCGAGGAGTGGAAGCAGACGACCTGTCCCGACTGCGGCGGCGACGCCACCCGCGAGACGGACACGATGGACACCTTCGTCGACTCCTCGTGGTACTTCCTGCGGTACGTCTCGCCCGACCTCGACGACGCGCCCTTCGACCGCGAGCGAGCAAACGAGTGGATGCCCGTCGACCAGTACGTCGGCGGCGACGAACACGCCGTGATGCATCTGCTCTACTCCCGCTTCTTCACGAAGGTGTTGGCCGACGCCGAGGGGTTAGAGCACCGCGAGCCGTTCGAGAACCTGCTCGCGCAGGGGATGGTCCAGCTGGACGGCTCGAAGATGTCGAAGTCGAAGGGGAACACTGTCTCCCCCCAGCGCATCGTCGACGAGTACGGGGCCGACACCGCCCGGCTGTTCATCATGGAGGCGGCCCAGCCGGCCCGCGACTTCGACTGGAGCGAGCAGGGCGTCAGGTCGACCCGGGCGTTCCTCGACCGCCTCCACGAGCAGGTCACCGACCTGACGGCGGGGGACTACGACGGCGAGAAGGACACGACCGCCGAGTACGTCGCGAGCGAAATCGACGCCGCGGTCGCCATCGCGGCCGACGAGTACGACGACCTCAGGTTCAACGTCGCGGTCCGGGAGGCACAGGACCTCTCGCGCACCCTGCGCGGCTACGTCGAGTACGTCGAGAACCCGCACGCCGAGACCGTCGAGCGCGGGCTTCACGCCGTCGTCTCCCTGCTCGCGCCCGTCGCACCCCACCTCGCGGAGGAGCTGTGGGAGACGCTCGGCCACGACGAGTTCCTCGTCGACGCCGCGTGGCCGGAAGGCGGCGACGCAGAAGACGCGGCCGCCCGCCGCACCCTCGTGGAGAACACCCGCGAGGACGTGCGCGACATCATCGACGTTGCGGGCATCGAGGAGCCACAGCGCATCGACGTGATTGTCACGCCCGAGTGGAAGTACGACGCGCTCGGAATCGCCATCGAGTCGGACGCGCCCAACGTCATCTCGGAGCTCATGTCCGAGCCGTCCATCCGCGAGCAGGGCGATGCCGCCGCCAGCTACGGACAGGACCTCCAGGAGAACCGCGAGGCGCTGACCCGGCCGCTCACCCCGGAGACGGAGTACGAGACGCTCCAGCGGGCCGCGTGGCTCATCGAGCGCGAGTTCGACGCCGAGGTGCGCGTGCTCACCGCCGAGGAGGCCGACGACGACAGCCACGCCGAACCCGGTCGGCCGGCCATCGACATCGAGGAGTAA
- a CDS encoding DEAD/DEAH box helicase — protein MAPTQAVADAVPDFADAFGFETFNRMQSETLPAILERDDNVVVSAPTASGKTALAELAICKTLAAGGTALFLAPLRALTNEKESEWERFEEMGYSVYVVTGERDLNTRRAERADILVMTPEKTDSATRKHDSARYSFITDVDCCVIDEVHLLDSDKRGAVLEVTISRLRRLCAPRIVALSATMPNVEDIADWLDAPDACTFQFGDDYRPVPLHASVETYATGENAFQNKYRRLYRALDLAQPHIEDGGQSLVFVASRQDTVRAAKKARDVLAERDIDIGARGDYDLHTDAQDLRNDTLRQSVVDGVAFHHAGLSREDKNAVEAWFKQGKIQLLFSTSTLAWGVNLPARCVVIRDTKLHDPLEGEVDMSPLDVLQMLGRAGRPGYDDKGYAHVVCEGQDAEKYRRLLREGKEIESRLAAELDSHLNAEIALGTIRDLDDVMEWLQTTFYYVRAQSAPDQYRFGGKLRERVRETLQDLVAAGFVETDDELRVQGTPLGRLASKFYLRLDTAERFKSLADRASEETLSDADVLEAVATADEFDSVSARRDERDAVQAVLGPEGDDLDPGNRKVLAILRASMDGNTPSELRSDAWVIRQNALRMVAALREFLDRFAGPYAANVACRVEARVENGISADAVGLTAIDGIGKGRGVKLAKEGLQTPADVLAAGVSGLVEAGLSEGLAERVVEQARDLPVVEVEWGEFPDSIAHGTSEMHDVTVENTGGGARGEVRVTVNGVEMSSESRYLGEATVPVGVFGADADELTFRVEVAFADLPLLPVSETRTVAVE, from the coding sequence GTGGCACCGACACAGGCCGTCGCCGACGCCGTTCCCGACTTTGCCGACGCCTTCGGCTTCGAGACGTTCAATCGGATGCAGTCGGAGACCCTTCCCGCCATCTTGGAGCGCGACGACAACGTCGTCGTCTCCGCCCCGACCGCGAGCGGGAAGACCGCCCTCGCCGAACTCGCCATCTGCAAGACGCTCGCCGCCGGCGGGACCGCCCTCTTCTTGGCCCCGTTGCGCGCGCTCACCAACGAGAAGGAAAGCGAGTGGGAGCGGTTCGAGGAGATGGGCTACTCCGTCTACGTCGTCACGGGCGAGCGCGACCTGAACACGCGCCGCGCCGAGCGCGCCGACATCCTCGTGATGACGCCCGAGAAGACCGACTCCGCGACCAGAAAACACGACTCGGCGCGCTACTCGTTCATCACGGACGTGGACTGCTGTGTCATCGACGAGGTGCATCTGCTCGACTCCGACAAGCGCGGGGCCGTCCTCGAGGTGACGATTTCGCGGCTCCGCCGGCTCTGTGCGCCGCGTATCGTCGCACTGTCCGCGACGATGCCGAACGTCGAGGACATCGCCGACTGGCTCGACGCGCCCGACGCCTGCACGTTCCAGTTCGGCGACGACTACCGGCCCGTTCCGCTGCACGCGAGCGTCGAGACGTACGCGACGGGCGAGAACGCCTTCCAGAACAAGTATCGCCGGCTGTATCGCGCGCTCGACTTGGCACAGCCCCACATCGAAGACGGCGGCCAGTCGCTCGTCTTCGTCGCCTCCAGACAGGATACGGTGCGGGCGGCGAAGAAGGCCCGCGACGTGCTCGCGGAGCGCGATATCGACATCGGAGCGCGGGGCGACTACGACCTCCACACCGACGCACAGGACCTCCGCAACGACACCCTCCGGCAGTCCGTGGTCGACGGCGTGGCCTTCCACCACGCCGGGCTCTCCCGCGAGGACAAAAACGCCGTCGAGGCGTGGTTCAAGCAAGGGAAGATTCAGCTGCTCTTCTCGACCTCGACGCTCGCGTGGGGGGTGAATCTCCCCGCGCGGTGTGTCGTCATCCGGGACACGAAGCTCCACGACCCGCTCGAAGGCGAGGTGGACATGAGCCCACTCGACGTGCTCCAGATGCTGGGCCGCGCCGGGCGACCCGGCTACGACGACAAGGGGTACGCCCACGTCGTCTGTGAGGGCCAAGACGCCGAGAAGTACCGCCGCCTGCTCCGCGAGGGGAAGGAAATCGAGTCGCGACTCGCCGCCGAACTCGACTCGCATCTCAACGCCGAAATCGCGCTGGGGACGATTCGCGACCTCGACGACGTGATGGAGTGGCTCCAGACGACGTTCTACTACGTGCGCGCCCAGTCAGCGCCCGACCAGTACCGCTTCGGCGGCAAGCTCCGCGAGCGCGTCCGCGAGACGCTACAGGACCTCGTCGCCGCCGGCTTCGTGGAGACGGACGACGAACTCCGGGTGCAGGGGACCCCGCTGGGGCGGCTCGCCTCGAAGTTCTATCTCCGGCTCGACACCGCAGAGCGGTTCAAGTCGCTCGCCGACCGCGCGAGCGAAGAGACCCTCTCCGACGCTGACGTGCTCGAAGCCGTCGCGACGGCCGACGAGTTCGATAGCGTGAGCGCGCGCCGCGACGAGCGCGACGCCGTGCAAGCCGTCCTCGGGCCGGAGGGCGACGACCTCGACCCAGGAAACAGAAAGGTGCTCGCCATCCTGCGCGCCTCGATGGACGGCAACACGCCCTCGGAGCTGCGCTCTGACGCGTGGGTCATCCGGCAGAACGCGCTCCGGATGGTGGCCGCCCTCCGAGAATTCCTGGACCGATTCGCCGGTCCCTACGCCGCGAACGTGGCCTGCCGGGTCGAGGCGCGCGTCGAGAACGGGATTTCGGCCGATGCGGTCGGGCTGACGGCCATCGACGGCATCGGAAAGGGGAGAGGTGTCAAGCTCGCGAAAGAGGGCCTCCAGACGCCGGCCGACGTGCTCGCTGCCGGCGTCTCGGGGCTCGTCGAGGCCGGCCTCTCGGAGGGTCTCGCCGAGCGCGTCGTCGAGCAGGCGCGCGACCTCCCGGTCGTCGAAGTCGAGTGGGGCGAGTTTCCCGACAGCATCGCGCACGGGACGAGCGAGATGCACGACGTGACGGTCGAGAACACGGGCGGCGGCGCGCGCGGCGAGGTGCGGGTCACCGTCAACGGCGTCGAGATGTCCAGCGAGTCGCGGTATCTCGGCGAGGCGACGGTCCCGGTCGGCGTGTTCGGGGCCGACGCCGACGAGCTTACCTTCCGGGTGGAGGTGGCGTTCGCGGACCTGCCGCTGTTGCCGGTGAGCGAGACGCGGACGGTCGCCGTCGAGTAA
- a CDS encoding DNA-directed DNA polymerase II small subunit, whose product MPMASPARIASLLASHGYNASREAVTLLAGTDDPEQALVLAVEATPDDELVLTADHVNAALADRRATERPAGPSGTENATHDTTSHDPSVSTGTADLESNADGGGVPVETKGSENVSRDQSKQSISVAQDITGQSTGTGEYDDFVTVFRDRYEKLAGQLRGRVQHRPTTSLQSSQGGGEAGLVGMVNDIRSTASGHWLIELEDTNGVFPCLVMKDRPIADLVDELLLDEVIAVEGGLSDDGSIMFVDAIHFPEVPRTYNPNTADRHVQAALVSDIHVGSDEFLADAWHRFARWLHTEEAEHVEYLLIAGDMVEGVGVYPNQDEELSIVDIYDQYEQFSEHLKEVPGDMEILMIPGNHDAVRLAEPQPGFDEELRDIMSVHDARIHGNPALVDVEGVKILMYHGVSLDEVIAELPEEKASYDEPHKAMYQLLKKRHVAPQFGGKTRVAPEEEDYLVMEEVPDVFHTGHVHKLGWGKYRRVIAVNSGCWQAQTDFQKSVNIDPDAGFAPILDLDTLEMAVHSFG is encoded by the coding sequence ATGCCGATGGCGTCGCCCGCCCGCATCGCCAGCCTCCTCGCGAGTCACGGCTACAACGCCTCACGCGAGGCTGTCACCCTGCTCGCCGGCACTGACGACCCCGAGCAGGCGCTCGTGCTCGCAGTCGAAGCGACGCCCGACGACGAACTCGTCCTCACCGCCGACCACGTGAACGCCGCCCTCGCCGACCGACGCGCCACGGAACGCCCGGCCGGCCCGAGCGGCACCGAGAACGCGACCCACGACACCACCTCACACGACCCCTCCGTTTCCACTGGAACCGCCGACCTGGAATCGAACGCCGACGGTGGGGGTGTTCCAGTCGAAACGAAGGGGTCTGAGAACGTCTCACGCGACCAGTCGAAACAGTCGATTTCGGTCGCACAGGACATCACGGGCCAATCTACGGGCACCGGCGAGTACGACGACTTCGTCACGGTGTTTCGCGACCGCTACGAGAAGCTCGCCGGCCAGCTCCGCGGTCGGGTCCAACACCGGCCCACTACGTCGCTCCAGAGTTCACAGGGCGGCGGCGAGGCCGGTCTCGTCGGGATGGTCAACGACATCCGCTCGACCGCGAGCGGCCACTGGCTCATCGAGCTAGAGGACACCAACGGCGTCTTCCCGTGTCTCGTGATGAAGGACCGCCCGATTGCGGACCTCGTCGACGAACTCCTGTTAGACGAGGTCATCGCCGTCGAAGGGGGACTCAGCGACGACGGCTCCATCATGTTCGTCGACGCCATCCACTTCCCCGAGGTGCCCCGAACCTACAACCCGAACACCGCAGACCGCCACGTCCAGGCCGCGCTCGTCTCCGATATCCACGTCGGCTCCGACGAGTTTCTGGCGGACGCGTGGCACCGATTCGCACGATGGCTCCACACCGAGGAGGCCGAACACGTCGAGTATCTCCTCATCGCCGGCGACATGGTCGAAGGGGTCGGCGTCTACCCGAACCAGGACGAGGAGCTGTCGATCGTCGACATCTACGACCAGTACGAGCAGTTCTCGGAGCACCTGAAGGAGGTGCCCGGCGACATGGAGATCCTGATGATTCCGGGCAACCACGACGCCGTCCGACTCGCCGAGCCACAACCCGGCTTCGACGAGGAGCTGCGCGACATCATGTCGGTCCACGACGCCCGCATCCACGGCAACCCCGCGCTCGTCGACGTGGAGGGCGTGAAGATTCTGATGTACCACGGCGTCTCGCTCGACGAGGTCATCGCGGAACTCCCCGAGGAGAAGGCCAGCTACGACGAGCCCCACAAGGCGATGTACCAACTCCTGAAGAAGCGCCACGTCGCCCCGCAGTTCGGCGGGAAGACCCGCGTCGCCCCCGAAGAGGAGGATTACCTCGTCATGGAGGAGGTGCCCGACGTGTTCCACACCGGCCACGTCCACAAGCTCGGGTGGGGGAAGTATCGCCGCGTCATCGCCGTCAACTCCGGCTGTTGGCAGGCGCAGACCGACTTCCAGAAATCCGTCAACATCGACCCCGACGCCGGCTTCGCGCCCATCCTCGATTTAGACACGCTGGAGATGGCCGTCCACTCCTTCGGCTGA
- a CDS encoding S26 family signal peptidase, which yields MSDESEPEGLREWFHWFRTTDHGAVVYVREVGMSIAAVLLVGLLLFAVSGVWPPMVAVESGSMEPNMNVGDLVFVMDEQRLAADAAHAGTGVVTYKDGREVGYKKFSDYGDVIIFRADNESGTPIIHRARFWVEEGENWYDRTNPDHIGGADNCRELRNCPAPHAGFITKGDNNPQYDQLGPLTEPVKPAWIVGSAEFGIPKLGYVKLCAIELQTPGRQPKCPVG from the coding sequence ATGAGCGACGAGTCGGAACCGGAGGGGCTACGCGAGTGGTTCCACTGGTTCCGGACGACGGACCACGGAGCCGTCGTCTACGTGCGGGAGGTGGGGATGAGCATCGCCGCGGTGTTGCTCGTGGGACTGCTGTTGTTCGCCGTCAGCGGCGTCTGGCCCCCGATGGTCGCCGTCGAGTCCGGCAGCATGGAGCCGAACATGAACGTCGGCGACCTGGTGTTCGTGATGGACGAACAGCGACTCGCGGCCGACGCCGCCCACGCCGGCACGGGCGTCGTCACCTACAAGGACGGCCGCGAGGTCGGCTACAAGAAGTTCTCAGACTACGGTGATGTCATCATCTTCAGGGCCGACAACGAGTCCGGGACCCCAATCATCCACCGGGCTCGCTTCTGGGTCGAGGAGGGGGAAAACTGGTACGACCGAACGAACCCCGACCACATCGGCGGGGCCGACAACTGCAGGGAACTCCGGAACTGCCCGGCCCCCCACGCCGGCTTCATCACGAAGGGCGACAACAATCCGCAGTACGACCAACTCGGCCCGCTGACGGAGCCGGTGAAGCCGGCGTGGATCGTCGGCAGCGCCGAGTTCGGCATCCCGAAGCTCGGCTACGTGAAGCTGTGTGCCATCGAACTCCAGACGCCCGGCAGACAGCCGAAGTGTCCGGTCGGCTAA